One Arachis hypogaea cultivar Tifrunner chromosome 2, arahy.Tifrunner.gnm2.J5K5, whole genome shotgun sequence genomic window, TTTAGTTCTAGAAGTAGTTTGATAATTTggttttttagatattaaaactaaaattgtaccAAGAATTACCCGGGGAGAACCCAAAATAATCATATTCTTCCagcacaaaaatttaaaataattagtttgaGTTTACACGGTTTGAACTAAAAAAAGGACAATGTGCAATACTTTTATTCCATTACTTCATGGATATGCTTTATATATGCAAGCCGCCGTTTATATAGCGCAAGATGTGCCAATGACAAActtttttgtctcgtcacttttCAGTTAACTGAAGTTAAAATCTTCTTATCAATCTTTAACACACAGTTGAGCAAATCTACCAGGAATTAGAAGTATTATTGTAgagattaataattttattttgccaAATACATGACTAAACATTACAAAATTAATGTTTATGTTGCAAGACTTCACTAGTTTAGTTAGTAGCAAAGATGAAATAATAATTGCATCCATAATGACTAATGACATTAAGGAAAATATTAAATTTGTCGTTACATCATCAAACACATCATTACATACAAACCATATACTCCAACCATCAAAGCCTTACAACGAAAACACTAGTAATAGTAAACATAACCTCTCAACATATGCTAGCTAGCTAGTTATTATTAGAAAGCCCTAGACACTTGTAAACACTCTGGTAACTCCTAAATAccttgttatatatattaaccCTGAACTAATCACTACCTAGTACTAATAAATTAAGCACACAATAACATTAGAAGCTAGCATACATGATTAGGATTACAATAGATGATGGTACTACTTGTTTTGGTTCTTGGTGGCAAACTTGGACTCATCAATCTCAACGCCTTCCTCTTTAACACGCTCTCCTCCAGATTTCTCCATAGTGCTGAATCCACCCTTGCGACCCATCTCTTGGTACCCTTCTGTTCCCAACTGCTCCCTCCTTGTTTGCCCTCCCTTACTCCTTCCTGACAGTGAAacaacatttttatattatatagttgCATATTTGTTTATATACATTCAACGTAACATTATTActgagataataataataataataataataataataataataataattaaccttCAGCAAGATGCTCCTGAGCCTCAAGGGTCTTGCCACCAGTTCCACCAGGTACTACAGTTTCTCCCTGTTTTGCCCTTTCATCAAGCTCTTGTCGGCTTTGTTGCTTAGATGCCATGCTTAGAACTTATATCTCTGTAATAATGTCGTTGATTATACTTGACTTTTTGTTCAGTATGCTAATATAGACCTTGATGAGGCTTTATATAGGCAACAAATTTGTGTTGCATAATTAAtgctaaaattatgaaaaatcaaGAACGTGACAACTACTTAGAAAGGAACAGTGAGCGTGGCCATGCATGGACACGTGTGGTGCATGCGTGGCAAAATATGAGTAAGACATGCAACGTAACTCCGAAAATGACACGCGTCGAGTTATTTATTCGGGAATAGGGCAGCGAACTTTTAATATGAGCATGTACTCTTTATTCGGTTGGCAGGTTTGTATCTAGAGTGTTTCTGATAAGTTCCTTTAGTTTCTATTAGCTTTTAACTGATTTCTCTTTAgcattgtattatttatttttcaagtaGGATTGGCATATGCTACCATTAATCTGTGTGGTAAAAGTGCCTTCAACCTTGGCCTTCATAACACTTTGCAAATTCGCTTCTTTAACATATGAACTATATGTATTCAATCCGTACTCTAAATCTTTTAATTCCATCTTACTCGACATGACTCGTAACAAATAAATTTACCGGTAAAGTGATAAACAAATTTCATCCAACATTTATATTGCGATTCTTAAAACAAAATCATTAACctattaattttcaaatattaaaaagaaGGTATATGATAGTGTATGTCCGACATCCTTGTtttataacaaagaaaaatatagatATAGACAATGAGAATATTGAACAATATAAATAAGTATGGAgatgattatatttattatttttaattaaataattattttttttattccatttACTTACTTATGTACAGTTGTGACAAccttataaaaaatagttatttaaggTATGTGTTAAGGGATAACCCTTATAAGGGATAGATATTTTTTCTATTACTCATGTACAGTTATGACAACCCTTATAAGGTATGAAAATAGTTATCTAATGTTAAGATTTAGGAAATAATTTAGGatagagtatttttttatttattgagtcaattttaaaatctattattcacattatttataaaaattattgtctatctaataatctttataaaaaaattttttagtaaat contains:
- the LOC112750567 gene encoding protein SLE2 → MASKQQSRQELDERAKQGETVVPGGTGGKTLEAQEHLAEGRSKGGQTRREQLGTEGYQEMGRKGGFSTMEKSGGERVKEEGVEIDESKFATKNQNK